One window of Colias croceus chromosome 6, ilColCroc2.1 genomic DNA carries:
- the LOC123692624 gene encoding uncharacterized protein LOC123692624, with amino-acid sequence MDEKLAPFTREIEELRLENKILKEKIANLEKNSRSNNIIIYGLKETESSQTDLLEKVTQKLTTHLNITVEPKDVNKIYRIGKKDTVGGKTRPILMACVNGWLKNTIMKNKKKLGDVYVSEDFPKEVLQKRRELHERVKEERDKGNYATINYDKLIIKDYSTQTNNRKRDLSISPTTPIQPEKNVPTKNKKNAFTLMRGRSNSTTSLTGKVEHKA; translated from the coding sequence atggatGAAAAACTAGCACCTTTCACACGAGAAATTGAAGAATTAcgattagaaaataaaattttaaaagaaaaaatagcgAATTTGGAGAAAAACAGCAGATcaaacaacattattatttatggtcTTAAGGAAACAGAATCATCCCAAACAGATCTTTTGGAAAAAGTAACCCAGAAACTTACTACCCATCTGAACATTACGGTTGAACCTAAAGATGTAAATAAGATTTATAGAATCGGAAAAAAAGATACTGTTGGAGGGAAAACTAGACCAATACTCATGGCATGTGTTAATGGTTGgttgaaaaatacaattatgaaGAATAAGAAGAAACTTGGTGATGTTTACGTATCGGAAGATTTTCCTAAAGAGGTCTTGCAAAAAAGAAGAGAACTACACGAAAGGGTCAAAGAAGAACGAGATAAAGGGAATTATGCGACTATTAACTAcgataaacttattattaaagattatTCTACACAGACAAACAACCGGAAAAGGGATCTATCCATATCACCAACTACCCCAATCCAGCCAGAGAAGAACGTACcgacaaaaaataagaaaaacgcATTCACACTAATGAGAGGCCGATCCAACTCTACAACATCTCTAACTGGAAAAGTAGAACACAAAGCATAG